Below is a window of Bdellovibrionota bacterium DNA.
CATCGCGGCTTCGCTGCCGGCGAGACCGCCTCCGATGACGGTTACGCGTTCTGTACCGGGGTTTGGAGGCACAACGACCCTACGCTAGCCGATCGCAATGCGTCAGCCAAGGAGATGCTGGTAATCGCAGTTTTTTTTCGCGCAGCGGATGGCCGGCCCCTCTTTCTTGGTGAATTTCTCGACCAAGTACGGGGCGTGGCATTTGGGACAAGGAGTTTTCACCGGCTTGTCCCAGAGAGCGTGCGTGCATTTGGGATAGCGCGAGCATCCGTAAAAGCTCCGGCCGCGGCGGCTCCGTTTTTCCAAGAGCTGCCCGGTGCAACCCGGTTCGGCGCAGGGGACGCCGGTCGAAATCGAACGGGTGGTCTTGCAGTCCGGATAACCGCTACACGCCAAGAATTTTCCGAAGCGGCCGTTCTTGACGACCATCGGAGATCCGCAGACGTCGCACTTTTCGTCCGTCGTCTGCTGCGCCACGATCTCGACCTTCCCCTCGGCCGTCTTTTTGAATTCCTTCGTGTTCCGGCAGTCGGGGTATCCCGAACAGGCGAGGAAATGCCCATGCCGGCCCCACTTGATCACCATCGGCTTTCCGCATTTTTCGCACGTGTGTTCCGTCGGCGTCTCTTCCCGCTTGACGTCGCGCATTTTCTTCTTCGCGGCCACGAGCGACTTGGCGAACGGCTTGTAAAATTTGTGCAGAATTTCCTGCCAGTCCCGCTCCCCCTCTTCCACTTGGTCGAGTTGGGATTCGAGCTGCGCCGTGAACTCAATGTCCAGGACTTCCGGAAAGTGTTCGACCAAAAGATCGCAGACTAAGAAACCGAGTTCGGTCGGCTCGAAATGATTTTGAAGCTTCACGCAATATTTCCGGTCCCGCAGCGTCGACAGAATGGCGGCGTAGGTGGAAGGCCGGCCGATTCCCCGCTCCTCCAATTCTTTCACCAAACTCGCTTCGGTGAACCGGGGCGGCGGCTTCGTAAAATGCTGGTTCGGCGTGATCGAATTCGTCACCAACTTCTCGCCCACGGTCAACTCCGGAAGCTGGGCTCCCGCTTCTTCGTCCACGTCGGCCTCATCGCGTCCCTCGACGTAGACCCTCATGAAGCCGTCTTTGACGAGGATGGATCCGGTGACGCGCAGGCCGTAATCGCCGGCGGAAACGTCGATCGTCGTCTGATCGTAGATCGCGTCTTCCATTTGGCAGGCGAGAAATCTCTCCCAAATCAGCCGATAGAGGCTGTACTGATCCTTCTTGAGAAACTTTTTCACTCTCTCTGGCGGGTGAATCATCATCGTGGGACGAATCGCTTCGTGGGCGTCTTGCGCGGATTTCTTCGCCTTGTAAATGCGCGGAGTCTCGGGGAGATAGGACTCGCCGTAATTGTCCTTGATCCACCGCCGGGCGATCTCGATCGCCTCGTTCGAGAGGCGAATCGAGTCGGTACGCATGTACGTGATTAAACCGACGGCCCCCTCTTCTCCCACCTCCACGCCTTCGTACAGTTGCTGGGCCACCAGCATCGTCTTGCTGGCGGAGAAACCGAGCTTTCGCGCGGCCTCTTGCTGCAATTTGCTGGTCGTGAACGGCAGCGGCGGCGTTCTTCGGCGCTGCTTTTTCTGAATGTCGGCTACGACCAAACTTTCCGACTTGAGAGCCGTTTCCGCCTCGCGCGCGTCTTTTTCGTTGTTCAGCTCGACCTTTTTCCCGTTCTTCGTGATCAGGCTCAAAACGAACGGAGGAGGATTCTTTCCGTGAGCGCCGACCTCGATCGACCAGTACTCGACCGGGTTGAATTTCTTGATTTCCCGTTCCCGGTCGCAAACGATTCGAAGCGCGACCGACTGCACGCGCCCCGCGCTCAGCCCCCGCTGAACTTTTTCCCAAAGGAGCGGGCTGATTTGATATCCGACCAAACGGTCCAGAATTCGGCGGGCTTGTTGCGATTCATATCGCTGAAGATTCAACTCCGAAGGAGAAGCGATGGCCTGCTCCACGCCCCGTTTCGTGATTTCCTCGATCAGGACGCGAAAGATTTTGGCTTTGGTCCTTTTCTTTCCTTTTCCGGAATTTAGTTCGCCGGCGATGTGCCAGGCGATCGCCTCGCCTTCCCGGTCCGGATCGGGCGCCAAATAGACCGTATCGACTTTCAGCGCGGCTTCGCGAATGGTGTTGAGAACTTCTTGCTTTCCTTTGATGACTTCGTACTTCGGCTCGAACCGTTCGCCGATTTCGACGCCGAGCTTGCTCTTGGGAAGATCCTTGATATGTCCGACCGAAGCCTTCACGACGAAGTTGCGCCCGAGATACTTCCCGAGCGTCTTGACCTTCGTGGGAGACTCGACGACGACGAGTGCTTTGGCCATCCGTCCCCCTCAGCCCGCGGCTCGGGAATACCGGGCGTCGGACGCCCGAATCACGAGACCCCGGATTTCCAATTCCATCAACGTTCTCAACATATTCTCCACAGGTCGTTGTTCCTTTCGAGCCAATTCATCCACACTTGCTCCCATGCCGAGTCCCAAGGCATGCAGAACCGCCTTCGCGTCTTCCGAGAGACCGTCCGTTTCTTCCTTTTGTGCTTCCGGGGAAGAATTCGTCCGATATAATTTTCCGGGAGCAAGCCCCCACTCTTCCAGCACGTCGTCCGATGTGGCCACCAGCTTGGCGCCCTCGGAGATGATCCTATTGGAACCGATCGAGAGCGGAGAGTCAATTTGGCCCGGAACGGCGAACACGTCGCGGGATTGATCGAGCGCATGCCGCACCGTGATTAATGCGCCGCTCGTCTCTCCGGCTTCGATGACGAGAACGCCTCTCGAAAGTCCCGATAAGATCCGATTCCGCCGGGGAAAATGATCTTTGAGCGGCGACTCGCCCGGGAAAAACTCGGTGACCACCGTGCCCGATTTCGCGATCCGCTCTTGAAGATGCGCATGTTCCGGCGGATAGACCTGGTCGATCCCGCACCCGATGACGGCCACCGTCGGTCTCTTCTCTTTCAGAGCGCTTTCGTGCGCGATCGCATCCACGCCGCGAGCGAGCCCGCTGACGATCACGATTCCCTCCCGCGCCAGGTCGCTCGCCAGCAATTGGGCGATTCGCGCCCCGTAACGGGAAGGGTTGCGCGGCCCCACGACGGCGAGCCACGGCAAATCGGTTTTCGGCCATTCTCCTTTGCCGAAAAGAACGAGCGGCGGATCGGAAATCTCCGCCAACAACTTCGGGTACTCCGTCGAACCGTACGCGCAAATCCATGCCCCGAGCATTTCAGTACGCCGAACGACGTTCTCCGCTTGTTTCAGATCGGCTTCCTTGGCCACGATCGAAAGCAGTTGGCGTGTGGTCGGGTCGTTCTCCGATCTCGCGCCGGATGCCTCCGTGACTTTTAGCGCGGATCCGAAACGATCGATCAGAAACTTTTGACCGACATACGAAACGCCACGGACCTTGGCGAGAGCAACGGCGGCGGCGACAGACACGCGGTCAGTAATACGGGGCGACGGAAACCGGAGTCAAGGAAAAGCTGTATGGACCCGTTACTTCAATTGATTGATCACGCGATCGCCGACCGCAAGAGAGTCGCGCAGGTCGGTTACATAAGCGGTCGAAGTTGTATTTCGGGCGTCGACCACCACCAGCCGTCCGTACACGACGTCCGGAAGATGTTGATCGTCCCCGGGGAACACGGCGTCTCCGCGGCGAACCACAACCAGTTGCATTCCGTCGTCCACACCCTGCTTCTTGCCGAGATTGAGAAACACGAAATCGTTGTTGCTGATGAGATATTGCTGGTTTTCGGCCTCAACGATTTTTCCTTCGAGCGGTTTCTCCGTCGTGTGGGGGACGAATTTCCGATACGGCGATTCATACGGAATGAATTTGTCTCCCCGCTGAATGGAATCCTGATTGTCGGTGACGAACGCTTCCACCGTGTTTTTGTGAATTTCGAGCACTTTGATCACGGCTTTTTTCTTGATCAGGTATCCCAGATCGCCGAATCGGTGACCCGGATCTTTCACCGCCTTTACGGTTTCAAAAACATCGAACCGGTCGCCCACGGAGACTTTCGTTTTTCGTTTGAATTCGATGTAGCAACGATCGCCCATGTACAAGAACACCTTTGGGTCCCCGGAATGGGTGATCGTCCCCGCTTCATCCAACTCTTTCGGAGAAATGAAGGAGAGACTCTTGAGTTTCAGGGACATCGCTTCGGGCGTCACTTCGGCCGCCGCGACCGCCTGCGGCGTCGGCGTCAACGCCGCTTCGGCCGGTTTCTCCGTTCCTTCCGTCATCGGCGGCACTTCGCCGCTTGGAACCGGTTCGGCTTTTTGCGCTCCGACGATATCCAATCTCGGCGGCGCCGTTTCGGATCCGGAATAAAATTTGAGCTTCTGTCCCGGATAAATCAGGTGGGGGTTTTCAATATATTGATTGAGCGCCCACAATTTCGGCCAATACCACGGATTGTCCAGAAACCTTCCGCAGATATCCCACAGCGTGTCTCCCGGTTGAATCGTGTACTCGTCCGGAGCGCGTTTCTCGGCCGGCGATGCGACCGCCTGCGGCTCGGGCATGGGAGAAGCTTGCGCGGCCGGTTCGGCCGTTTCCCAATCGGGTAGAACGTTTTCATATTCGCCGGTTCCCGCTTCTTCGGACTTCGCGGCAGGGGCGCCGGAAGGCGCCGCGCCGGCGGACGGTGCGTACGGCTGGGGCACCGCGGGCTGAACGGCCGCGGGCGGCGGTGGAGGCGGCGCTTCTTGCGGCATCGCTTCAATCGAGGGAGCGCTGGTGTCCTCCGACGGCGGTTCAGGCGGGGGTTCATCTTCTTGCGCGCGGAGAGCCGGCGTCGCTCCCCAGAACAGGAGTAACAGTCCGATTCCCGCGACCCTGAGGAATCCAAGATTTCTCGATCGATTCGGCATGACTACATCCTCCCTTGCGACGCTAAGTTGGAAAGCTCCGCGAGTACCGTTTTCGCTTTCTGGGCGGCGATGCTTTGCGGGTACTCATCCACGATCTTGTTGAACGTGAGACGCGCCCCTTCCGCATCGGAGAGGCGAAGCTCGCACATTCCGGATTTCAAGAGGGCGTCCGGAATTTTGTTTCCGGTCGGAAATTCCCGAACGACGCGGTCAAAATTCGCTTTCGCCTTCCCGTAATCGGCCATTCGGAAATACGCCTCGCCCACCCAAAAGACGGCGTTGTCCGCGTACGAGTGCGCGGGGTATTTCTTTGTGAACCGTTCGAATCGTTCGATGGCCTCGGCGTATTTTTCCTGCTCGAACACGACATACGCCCCGTTGTATTCTTCGGCCGCCTTTAGATCCTCGCTCGTCACCTTGGACGGTGTTGGAGAATTCGACGTCGCCGCGGCGGGAACGGCGGCAGGTCCGACGATCTGATCCATTCGGGCCAGGTCCTTGTTCGTTAATTTGATCGTGGGAAGCTTCGCGGTCTTGGCCGCTTCGGGAAGAAAAGCATCTTCCTGTCTTGCCGACCCGGGTCGTGCGCCCGACCGGGCCGGTTGAGGTTTAGGATGTGCGGCCGCGACCGGCGCGGTCGTCGTTTCATGCAACGGTTTCCGTTCCAACGCCACCTTCAAGGTTTCCACGCGGTCCTGAAGCACCAGGACGGAGTTTGAAAGATCCTCGACCTTGCGATTGAACTGGTTCTGACGGGAATTTATCGCCAGGTCCGCCTGATCCAACCGCTTGATCGCCTGACTCAAATCGCTGGAAGGCGCACAGGCAAGAAACGGGACGGTGAGGAAAAAGATGAAGTGATGTAGTTGCACGGATCGTCCAGAGGGCTGAAGGTAAAATGTACTGGAATTATACGGCCTTAGGTCGTATGGGGTCAAGCGACCCAACCCACGATGCCGACCATTCGGCCGGACTGCTTGCCTTCGCGCCGGTAGGAATAAAATGTCTCGGCTTCGCACCACGTGCAAAGCGGGGAACGCCACGTGTTGGCCTTCGAAACACCCGCTTCCATGGCGAGTCTCAGATTGATCGCCCCCAAATCCAGATACGACGAAGCCTCCCCTTGGCGTATTTCCTTTCCGGCCACCGCAAGATTCGAAAGAAAAAGAGAGGCCACACCCAACGAAACTTCGAAACAGCAGGGACCGATCCCGGGCCCGATCGCCACTTGAAGATCGCCGGGCCGCGATCCGAACTCCTGATGCATTGCAATAAGCGTCGCGGTCAGAACCCTCGCCATCGTTCCGCGCCAGCCGGCGTGAACCACTCCCAGCGCTTTTCTTTCTTCGTCGATCAGGAGGATCGGAAAACAATCGGCGACGCGAACGGAGAGAAAGCAATTCGGATCGTTGCTGATCAAAGCGTCGGCTTCCCGCCGGAGGATTTCTTCCCGCGAGTCGCTTTTTCGGATTAGAACGACGTTCGCGCCGTGCGCCTGGCGAACCCCGAAGATGCGATCCGGCGTCGTATTCAGCGCGGCGGCCAAAAGATCGTAGTTCTTAGCCACGAGATCATCGTCGTCCCCCGTCGCCCAACCGAGGTTCAACGACGCATAGGGACCGGAGCTTACACCGCCTTGCCGCGTCGAATAGCCGTGAACGAGTTTACCGATGGCTTGGAAGTTGGGCGCCCGCTGAAGTTCGATCGCCACGCCTACCAAATCTTGGACCTGATGTGACCCCTTCGCTTCAAGATAACGTCGACCAAAGCCCGATCGTAATAGTTGGTCTTCGCGCGCAGTCCGGGATCCACTTTGCTG
It encodes the following:
- the topA gene encoding type I DNA topoisomerase, whose product is MAKALVVVESPTKVKTLGKYLGRNFVVKASVGHIKDLPKSKLGVEIGERFEPKYEVIKGKQEVLNTIREAALKVDTVYLAPDPDREGEAIAWHIAGELNSGKGKKRTKAKIFRVLIEEITKRGVEQAIASPSELNLQRYESQQARRILDRLVGYQISPLLWEKVQRGLSAGRVQSVALRIVCDREREIKKFNPVEYWSIEVGAHGKNPPPFVLSLITKNGKKVELNNEKDAREAETALKSESLVVADIQKKQRRRTPPLPFTTSKLQQEAARKLGFSASKTMLVAQQLYEGVEVGEEGAVGLITYMRTDSIRLSNEAIEIARRWIKDNYGESYLPETPRIYKAKKSAQDAHEAIRPTMMIHPPERVKKFLKKDQYSLYRLIWERFLACQMEDAIYDQTTIDVSAGDYGLRVTGSILVKDGFMRVYVEGRDEADVDEEAGAQLPELTVGEKLVTNSITPNQHFTKPPPRFTEASLVKELEERGIGRPSTYAAILSTLRDRKYCVKLQNHFEPTELGFLVCDLLVEHFPEVLDIEFTAQLESQLDQVEEGERDWQEILHKFYKPFAKSLVAAKKKMRDVKREETPTEHTCEKCGKPMVIKWGRHGHFLACSGYPDCRNTKEFKKTAEGKVEIVAQQTTDEKCDVCGSPMVVKNGRFGKFLACSGYPDCKTTRSISTGVPCAEPGCTGQLLEKRSRRGRSFYGCSRYPKCTHALWDKPVKTPCPKCHAPYLVEKFTKKEGPAIRCAKKNCDYQHLLG
- the dprA gene encoding DNA-processing protein DprA, which gives rise to MSVAAAVALAKVRGVSYVGQKFLIDRFGSALKVTEASGARSENDPTTRQLLSIVAKEADLKQAENVVRRTEMLGAWICAYGSTEYPKLLAEISDPPLVLFGKGEWPKTDLPWLAVVGPRNPSRYGARIAQLLASDLAREGIVIVSGLARGVDAIAHESALKEKRPTVAVIGCGIDQVYPPEHAHLQERIAKSGTVVTEFFPGESPLKDHFPRRNRILSGLSRGVLVIEAGETSGALITVRHALDQSRDVFAVPGQIDSPLSIGSNRIISEGAKLVATSDDVLEEWGLAPGKLYRTNSSPEAQKEETDGLSEDAKAVLHALGLGMGASVDELARKEQRPVENMLRTLMELEIRGLVIRASDARYSRAAG
- a CDS encoding LysM peptidoglycan-binding domain-containing protein, producing the protein MPNRSRNLGFLRVAGIGLLLLFWGATPALRAQEDEPPPEPPSEDTSAPSIEAMPQEAPPPPPPAAVQPAVPQPYAPSAGAAPSGAPAAKSEEAGTGEYENVLPDWETAEPAAQASPMPEPQAVASPAEKRAPDEYTIQPGDTLWDICGRFLDNPWYWPKLWALNQYIENPHLIYPGQKLKFYSGSETAPPRLDIVGAQKAEPVPSGEVPPMTEGTEKPAEAALTPTPQAVAAAEVTPEAMSLKLKSLSFISPKELDEAGTITHSGDPKVFLYMGDRCYIEFKRKTKVSVGDRFDVFETVKAVKDPGHRFGDLGYLIKKKAVIKVLEIHKNTVEAFVTDNQDSIQRGDKFIPYESPYRKFVPHTTEKPLEGKIVEAENQQYLISNNDFVFLNLGKKQGVDDGMQLVVVRRGDAVFPGDDQHLPDVVYGRLVVVDARNTTSTAYVTDLRDSLAVGDRVINQLK
- the ybgF gene encoding tol-pal system protein YbgF yields the protein MQLHHFIFFLTVPFLACAPSSDLSQAIKRLDQADLAINSRQNQFNRKVEDLSNSVLVLQDRVETLKVALERKPLHETTTAPVAAAHPKPQPARSGARPGSARQEDAFLPEAAKTAKLPTIKLTNKDLARMDQIVGPAAVPAAATSNSPTPSKVTSEDLKAAEEYNGAYVVFEQEKYAEAIERFERFTKKYPAHSYADNAVFWVGEAYFRMADYGKAKANFDRVVREFPTGNKIPDALLKSGMCELRLSDAEGARLTFNKIVDEYPQSIAAQKAKTVLAELSNLASQGRM
- the pgeF gene encoding peptidoglycan editing factor PgeF, whose protein sequence is MAIELQRAPNFQAIGKLVHGYSTRQGGVSSGPYASLNLGWATGDDDDLVAKNYDLLAAALNTTPDRIFGVRQAHGANVVLIRKSDSREEILRREADALISNDPNCFLSVRVADCFPILLIDEERKALGVVHAGWRGTMARVLTATLIAMHQEFGSRPGDLQVAIGPGIGPCCFEVSLGVASLFLSNLAVAGKEIRQGEASSYLDLGAINLRLAMEAGVSKANTWRSPLCTWCEAETFYSYRREGKQSGRMVGIVGWVA